The Gavia stellata isolate bGavSte3 chromosome 15, bGavSte3.hap2, whole genome shotgun sequence region TTCACTGGTGGAGTGGGGTATCTGACTACATGAAAGTAAACGTTAATCAGGGACTGAAgccaggaaactgaaaaaaacctcacataTCCAATCCGCAAAACATTTGCTTCATTACATACCAGAGACGCTGCTGTATCCTGGCAACTGATAACCTCAATCTCAATGGGCTGCTCTCCCACGCTTTTGAATTTTTCCAGCACCTCATTCACTCCAAGCCACTTGCAATCCACACCACCAACTGAAACAACGTAGTCGCCTTCTTTTAGGCCCATCGACTGTCAAAAAATTTTGCACAGGTTATTATCTGGAATTTCAAAGAtgtgtaaaatgtttttgtcatCATACAATAGCTACTCTAAAGGCATTTCCCTCTTAGATGCTAAAAAACCAACATTGTCTAGCCAGACACATGGAACAAAAGCGTATATGTAACATAGAAACCTGCAACTTTTTCAAGTACACAAATTACCTATTTGAATTACCATTGATAAATATGATTCTGGCATACTCAAATGTTGGCTCTTTTTATGTCCTTTTCTCCTTAATGAAACTTGGTTTTTGCTACCCTATCATCCCTCATGAGATATTTTCTCCAGTTTTTACTTctatttcttcagtatttttatttgtactgGTGGTTGCTTCTGCCTTTCCTAGAGCTAAACTGTGCTCATCACTGCATGCTGATTTATCTCATTGTTTCCCCCCCTCCCAAAAGAACAACATGTGAGAAGCCAATAATAtgttctttcccctctttttccttgGGCACATGCTACTTTGCCTTCCCTTCCTGATCCTCATCCTTATTGTTGTTGCTACTTTCTAAAGCCTTTACGCATTTAACTTTCTGAATTAGATGGGGAATAACATTTGCTTTTACTGTTTGGGACTTTTTATCTATTAAGTgtaaacagaggaagaaatcagCTCTAGTTTAATGTGACGTCAGGGATATGGATACTTTTAACATCTAAGGTGTATatagcactgaaaatgtgttcAGATTATACGAATTTACTATACTGATGTATAGCAGAACTCAGTAAATACTCCATACACCAGTATGAACAAGTTGAAGTTACATTTAAAAGACTGTAATGCTAGAGTCTGGAGATAAATTGTTAATATTGCACCAATGTACTTACTGCTGCAGAACAAACTGGATCAAGACAATAAACCTGTACTGGCGAACCTCCTTTAAGACTGAATCCTAGCTCTCCTGCTTCATGGTGGATGAAAATGGTACGTGGAGCCGTCCATCTCTGCTTGGCTGAGAACACTGTCAGCGGGCCCTGGAGGTAATGTAGCAGCAGGCACATTATGGTTTACTGTCATTTGTAAGtaagcatttctatttttttaagttataatGCTTTAAGCTCATCTTATGTAGGTTTTACTCAGGTTACCTTCCAGCTATTTCCATTGAAATGGAACAATGAGATTTATCCCAGAAGTTTAAGATGTCCCCTGAAGTACTCAGCCCTACTTCATGACTGTTCGGGTGATACTTCAAACACAGTGGGATGGGAACAACTGCCAAGTTGTTCCGAGATCTCTGTTAAGGTGTGCAGAATGTTTTGGCTGCAGCAGGCTCTAAGGTCCTCTATTACTCCATTTTAGATGGGATAAATTGATTCATGAAACATTGCATATTCTGATCCTAACCACAACTCCCAATTCCCTTTGCCCACTGATACACGCAGATCCACCTGAAAGACTGGCTTTGTGGCACGCAACATTACACATTCTGCATGCCCATCTCCAAGTACATGTTTCTCCCCACCTTTAAGTTGCATGCAATTATCCATTGAAACCTCATGGGACTTTTTAAAGGTTATCAAGAATGAATGCTGTGCAAAGCTATACACAAATGGCACTTTTATTCTTGGCTAGTCTCAAGCTGACTTATACCTCTGAAGCTAAGAGCAATCTCTccaataacttctgaaaaaaccCAGTTACTACAGGATCATCTTCTCAGGCTTAACACACTTATGTCCCTTCCCTCACATTAGAGTGAATTTATACTTGCTAGCAAAATAACAGAGGTTGGTTGGCATTATCATGTCACGTACCAGCCTGTGAAAGAAGTCTTTAACTTTCACCTTGGAAAACTGAGGAGCAATTGTTTCTATTTTGTGCTCTGTTTTagctaaaacaaaaagaaaaacaaattaattttctctcaaGTATTAGTTGAAGacatacaaatttatttttcttgcattccAAGCTAGACAGAAATTTCTCCTAAATTCTCACCAGGCTGTAGAAAAACTCATTTTTGTGGAAATGTGTAAGACAAATATCTGAATTGCCTTAAAAGTATCTCCAGAGCTCATAGTATCAATACAGAAAACTTAAAACCATCCAAACAAAATTATGCTACtctcctctttatttttcaaagaaaaataaattaaaaaccagtGCTCATTCTTTCCCACTACTTCCAGGAGGAAAGAGCTGGATGAGCTGGACTAAGGTAGGAAGAACCAGTAGCAGTCAAATTGAGTTAACAACTTAGACCAGTATAAAATTTGTGCTTCAAGAACAGTTATTAGTTTTCCCTTATGTGATTTTAGCTTTTGAAGTTTCCCCATTTTTTCTAGGTCACAAAATagtcaccaaaaaaaagacGAATTCTAAATAATAACCGTTGTTATCTACATCTAAAAAATGATGTGGCCAGAGACAGAAACACTGTAAAGCAGCTGTAACAAAATTCATTTATCTGTGATTGAGGAAACATGTAAGGAATCTGAACTCAAATTTATAGTATATAACCTGTACATTATTTATATTATGTATGGATACTATACagtatgtatacatatatacaaaataaaGGCATATCCCTATGAAAGCATATACACATATGGTTAGATACATACATAGCTGTGTATACTTACGAAGGATATCTGGAGCCTGGATTAGACTGAGAAAGTCATCTTCCGTCTCTTGCTGAGCATATTTGAGAAGCGAGCGCTTATGTGCAGCTGTCAGAACCTCCTGAAGAACATCAATGTTTCGAAGCTTTTTGCATAAACCACAGACTCTCAGAGCTTCTTCATGGTAAACAATGGCTTTGCGTAAATGtgctttccctgaaaaaaattagaaactgTTGGTTGTCCTCCGTAGACAATAAATACAAGGTAATTTTCAAATTGTATCTAGTAGCTGCGTGAAACTGGCAGTTACCTAATTGTTTTCTCTGAACTTTGTCCTTTAAAACGGTGAGAACCATCAGTCCTTCAGGCATGTAGTCATACAACTGGGACAAGGCTTTCTCCTGCTGATCTTCATCATCACCGGACTGCACTATAAAAATTGACATAGAACATTAACTATTACACATCTCTTGGTGCCCTGTTCCTTTAGGTGTACTGTTATGTAGTTATTACTACCTTCTCTCCAAACGCAGTCAAATATTTTTACACATGTATATTGATGGGAATTTCAAGTTTTTAGGACTTCTACCAGTTTTATCATCTGTAGTATGCAAGTAAAACTTATATGCTAGAACACATTGACAAGAATCGAACAATTTAGTAGCACATAATGGatataatatttcttttgtttctgcaaaagTTAGTTTATTGAAATTCCACATTCTTCTGTAAAGGACAAAAAAGCATGGCCTCATAGCTGAACAGGAAAATGGCCACAAATTAACATATATTGAAACCCCAAAATTCCTGGCTCCTAGTCTTATTCATAGACCAAATTATAACTGTTTGTGTTTATTAGTGTTATTTATATGAATATATAGAAAATGGATGATTCTTACATTCATGGTCACACAGAATGGTGGCAATGAAGTAATGCGCCAGAGCTTTGTAATGGTCTGACTTTATTTGTGCCAGTTTAGACCAGGAATAGGGGATATTCTCTTTCACTGGTTCCTGATTCATTGCAGTGTTAACCAGCATGTAAACCTCTCCCACctaaaataaagcacagaatTGAAGTATGAGAATTTAACATTAGTTATCAGGAGCTCAAGTAAGGGATATTATATTCAGCCTTAATACAATTTCACGTGCATCGCATCAAAGGCGGGGGAAGATGGTTAGAAAGGGTTGGAAATAAGTTTTGAGAAAATTTGAAATTCCATCTCTGATTTTTCCCTTACAAGAAAAGTAAATCAATTTTGTACAAAAACAGATGGACTAAGTCAGTCAATCTATGTGGCTTCAGACTTCAGTAAAAATACCatataataaatgttttttaatttacaaatacaTCTCATTGGGTTctttcagctgagaaaaagGGTGAAGCATATTACTTCACTTCTGAAACTGTGGAGTCATACCTAGCTTTAAGTTTGTGTCGCCTAGTTAAAACTGGGCTGCTATCCTTTATGCAGAGGAAATAATATAGTTTTTCAAGCAGTGAATGCTGCTTTTATGGATCAAACAACTATACCTCGCAGAATGCAAAAATCTTTCTCCTGCAGCTGATAAATCCTATAGGTAAGTCAGGGTGACTTTACAGGGTTGGTAGGAAAGGCTTTGCCCGTTTATCTAGTATGGAACCAATTCTATATCTGCTACTGTGAAATGTCTCAGAAGGCATATTCATATCTTGTTGGCATACCCAATTTTTGATGTCAACAACCTCAGTCAAGTATGAATGCTACCTTctggggcacagcctgcctctcCCTTTTTCAGGCAAGTCCCAAGACAGCTCTGCAGCTACCAGTCTGACTCTGTTCATCAGGTTCCTTCCCCCAGTTACAATTTAGTTACTCTTTTGGACTTAAGCTTTTTAGGTTTGCATaacctccagctgctgggaaatAACAGACGGGTTGTGTTCAATACTTAACAGAGAACTACACAAACAACCCTGTCCTTTTGCATGTTGTTCTGTGGAGAAGATCTGCACTGTTTGAAAGAGCAATATGATAAATAGCTTGTAAAAAACCTTCGGTCAGTTCACTGTTCAAGTGTTCCAGCACATTTCTATTAAACATCAtgaattatgaaataaaaacaaatcataaaggttttaaaataacGATATTTAAATTGCAGCTATTCATGTTTTAATCTTCTGAAAGGTTGTGATTCTCATTGTAGCTTGGGAGCTATCCCttgttagttttgtttttcagtaacgGTTGTTAACATTTAGGTTTAATAAATTCTGTTAATATTACTAGAGGCTGTAGCTAGTAACACAGCGCTGTGAACAGTTACTTTAAAGACTAAAATTTAAAGTCTCATATTTTACCTTGGCAACTTCCTGTGTCATTTTCACTAGTGTGAAAAACTCATTGCGTATTCCAGGAAGACCAATCTGCTCAAAAACACACTCTTGAGCTTGTGCAAGCATCATTTTTACTAGTACGTTCAGCATAGCTGGGCTCATATCATAACTTGGTGTGTGAGTAAAGGTCTCCTTTAAGTAGCTTAGGACTCCTGAAATTACAAAAGCTTTTGTCAGCATTACAAAGAGAGAAACAAGTGAACTTAATTCTAGCATGTACCATAATAATTAAGATTGAAAGTATGCTTTCTAGTATTGCACTATAACAATCTGAAGGGATTCTTAGTACACATGAAATTAAACTGACCTACAGGTTTTGTTTTGCGTTCCCATCAAACATCTCCAGGCACAGTTCTCAAAATTACAATTCAGAGGAGCAACAGAAGCTGCAAGTATTAAGGGCAATAGCTTCAGATTTGCTTATAACAGTTCTTGTGATTGACCATAAAGCTGTGCTGAACTAAATGTGACTTGTACATGGGAGTGGTAGGCTAGGGCTTATACATaggacaagaaagaaaaagaaatctatgCGACTATAAGGATGTGACAGTAGAACCCTTGAATGGAAGGAAAACATACAAACATATAAACTTAGTTAATTATAAATCTCCTTTTCAGATGCTGTGAAGTGCATTGTGTCCCAATGAAAGCTCTGTTCCATCCCTGTAAGTAAACTAGAACAGTATATTTAATAGGGTAAAATTAGATTCTGCTCTAGACATTTGGTTCCACCAACATATTAATTGTTTCTATCATTTATCAAATTCAAACCAAACAGTAACTGTAGTGCAAATATTAAGTAACAGGTTCACAGATGGAAGCGTAACCTTCAGCATGCATGTCATCCAACTGGTTTAGTGAGTTCTACTAGCCTGCTAATTGCTGATAATACTACAAAAAACGATAAGACTTCTGCTTTTTAAGTGTCCCAGCTTCTGTAATCTTACTTCTTGTCACTACGTTTGGTTCTGGCCATGTTGTGCTGCATTTTCCTACTACCAGTTTCTgagatatttcattttttatgttaCACTTGTATCTTTTAACTTATTAATATGCCCTTACACAAATTTGAATTATGGCCATCTCTGCCTTTTTGcaccaaaagaaaaccccagACTTTCCAGGCACATCCCAAGTACTGATGGAGCACCCTACTGAAAGCAACTGAAAGGACGGGGTGGGGAACATGGGACGATGGTGTGTGGtgttgtgttgggtttttttttttcctttctcaacaTATTCCTGCTTATGTAGTAAGCATATATACACCAAGAGCTTTGTTGAGGGTAAATTCTGTGCAACATTCTCCATTCAGCCCAGAGAAATGGTTAATACATGCTCTATATCATGTCTCTACCAACATAATGAACAGTGTTATAGAGCCATGCACAGGTACAATGAAATGCCTCCTGAGCACATTGCTTTGGGGCCCTAAAAAGGCACTGTGGTAGCAAATGATGCATTTCAATTTGTGAATTAATTCTGTTCTGCAAATACACTGAAgtaaaaagcagtgtttttttatttacaaaatggaaggagcagcagcaaaatggAGAAATTTCTGAAGTACTGAAATTTCTTTTAGATGAAATACAAAGGTTGAAAAccaatttatttaataaatgcGTGAAGAAATACTATCAAATTTTTTTGATGGCTGTGTATTCAAGAGAGGGGGTTTATGACAGTCCAACTCTGTGGTCCACAGTTTGTTCCTGATAAAGCTACCCATCCAGTAGAATTCAATAGCCACAGATTGTTAGTGCAGAAATAAATCTTATCGTACATATTAATGCTTAAAGACATGACCTATGTAATTATGTGTAGCACAGATGACATTTacaaaaaattagaaaatccacttggaagaaaaacaaaacaaaagcttctaTAACATGTTAGTTCAAGGGATATGATTCCCCTTATtagaatttgtatttttctttacttgagACAGAGATTGATTGATTATTTTCAACCTGTTTGCCTTTGGAATCTACAGAAAATATGTAGTCAGCTTCCAATGAATTGGAAATTTCACCAGAGAACACAGTCAGATTAATTTTGAAGAGACCATATGGAAAACTAGGTTTTAAGCCCTTTAGCAACCCTTTAAATTGTTTCTTGTACAGATTTTGCACTAATGTAATATCACTGATGTAAAAGCAGCTATGCTggtgaaacaaagaatgaacaGTGAAGCAGTTAATGTTAGGGCTATTACTCAGACCTTTGAACTGCAGTTCGTTAATCATTAACCACAGTATTCACTGTGTTTATCTACATGTTCAGACTACAGTTCCAGGTTTTGCATTCAAGTTTCATCTCAGCTCTTCACTAGGCTTCTTGAATTTCCCTAttcctctttttcctgtgtAACAAAGCCAGTGGGAAATGCAGAAATCTGCAGGATGTCAGGATGAGATTAGGAACAGTTGCATAAAGACCTTCccaatatttttacatttgtacctgcagctctctgaaaagcATCAACAGCATTTTCAAGTCCAGCCTGGTTCTGACGATTGCATCTTGTTCCAATCTGGGTGTAGAGGGCTCCAATGTTGAATAAAATACTAGCTTTTTCAAGCAACAGATTTTGCTGACACACTGGGACACCTGTGAAGGAATCATACCTTGGGAAACAAACATAAGAAGAATTGTTAAGATTAGCAGAGACTACTGAAACAACAgatgttttcattctgtttttctaaaagaGCGGTGGAGTTCTTATAATTGTTCTGCTACAGTGCAAATGAAGGTGAATAGAAATACCATTATGTACTGTGGGGACAATCTAACTGCTGCAAGCCAGAGAATGGCTTTATTTGAGGCTTAGTTTTCAGCAGGTTTTACAGCAGTGCCTCCATATCTATTATATTGTATTATATCCAATATATTATTATATGCTATATTATTTTGTTATATATATATCATATTATAGCTAACTCAAAAGTGCCTATAAAACATCACAGAGGCTGAGAGTATACTGGGGAAGTATCCATATGTGCTGCTATGTTCTCGTACTTAGATGTTGCCAAAAGATCAACTATTGGCGCAGTCAGATCCTCTATAGCTT contains the following coding sequences:
- the RHPN2 gene encoding rhophilin-2; protein product: MTDALPPRGCQAAEPAEDGYFRKGCNPLAETGRSKLQNQRAVLNQQILKAVRMRAGAENLLRATTNNKVREQVLLELSFVNSDLQILKEELEGLNISVEVYQNTEQTFSIPLVPLGLKETKEVDFTLPLKDFILEHYSEDSSEYEDEIADLMDLRQACRTPSRDEAGIEMLISYFLQLGYVENRFFPPTRHMGVLFTWYDSFTGVPVCQQNLLLEKASILFNIGALYTQIGTRCNRQNQAGLENAVDAFQRAAGVLSYLKETFTHTPSYDMSPAMLNVLVKMMLAQAQECVFEQIGLPGIRNEFFTLVKMTQEVAKVGEVYMLVNTAMNQEPVKENIPYSWSKLAQIKSDHYKALAHYFIATILCDHELQSGDDEDQQEKALSQLYDYMPEGLMVLTVLKDKVQRKQLGKAHLRKAIVYHEEALRVCGLCKKLRNIDVLQEVLTAAHKRSLLKYAQQETEDDFLSLIQAPDILPKTEHKIETIAPQFSKVKVKDFFHRLGPLTVFSAKQRWTAPRTIFIHHEAGELGFSLKGGSPVQVYCLDPVCSAASMGLKEGDYVVSVGGVDCKWLGVNEVLEKFKSVGEQPIEIEVISCQDTAASLHSKSATYSVGMQKTYSLICLAMEEDKIDQTKKAPLKLPFLSWGTKNRQKAASTLCLPSAVAGSSQIKKKLSPFTLLNTESSLY